One window of Dechloromonas sp. ZY10 genomic DNA carries:
- a CDS encoding efflux RND transporter permease subunit — MSKFFINRPIFASVISIIIVIAGLVASQVLPIAQYPQIAPPTVLINATYPGASAETLAKTVAAPIEEQLNGVEGLSYFTSSATANGTVTITATFDVGSNVDMAAVNVNNRVKAAEPRLPEEVRRNGVIVQKRSNDILQVVALDSEQGKYNTLFLSNYASLNIVDELKRLKGVGDVTIFGAQDYSMRVWLKPDRLAQLGLTTSDVSNAIKAQNAQNAAGKIGQEPAPSDQQLVYTVTAKGRLLTPEEFGNIVIRSSGPGGLLRLKDVARIELGAYSYDQSVTLDGQPTIAMGVFLQTGANALEVAERVRGKMQELKQKFPEGMGYVIPFDTTRFVSASIDEVVKTLVEAMVLVLAVVYLFLQSWRATLIPMVAVPISLIGTFAGLWLFGFSINTLTLFAMVLAIGIVVDDAIVVLENVERLMAEEKLPPRQAAIKAMHEVQGALIAIVLVLCAVFVPVAFLGGIAGQLYKQFAVTVAVAVVLSGVVALTLTPALCALLLKAQHTENKLFAPFNRAFERFTNAFTRGVDFILRHWIVGTTVFALVIASTVAFFKIIPGSFVPAEDQGYLISALMLPDGATLKRTERMGEQTRAIIAKDPAVKHTFVVSGFDLIGGGNKPNAGTMFIPLKDWKERDAKAQDLAGKFMGIGMSQPEGLGLVFNPPPIMGLGTAGGFEVYVQNRVDGDAKKLNEVVQGFIAELQKRQEFTRISTFFRPTVPQLFVEVDEAKALALGIPLADVYTTLQSTMGALYVNDFNKAGRVYRVQLQAEANYRMKPDDIGKVYVRANTGAMIPLSAISKVNSVVGPEQVERFNGFIAGKVMGDSKPGISSGDAIKIVEEVAAATLPDGYTIAWTGQAFQEKRSAGSSLQAFGFAIIMVFLILAAQYEKWSLPLAVVMAVPFALLGALAAIWLRGMPNDIYFQIGLVVLIGLASKNAILIVEFAAQKYAEGKSVVDAALEAARLRLRPIVMTSLAFILGVFPLVKASGAGAAARQSMGTGVFGGMLAATFVATIFVPLFFKWLERGKQIDPSHLASEEENA, encoded by the coding sequence ATGTCGAAATTCTTCATCAACCGGCCGATTTTCGCGTCGGTCATCTCGATCATCATCGTGATTGCCGGGCTGGTCGCCTCGCAAGTGCTGCCGATTGCGCAATATCCGCAAATCGCGCCGCCGACGGTGCTGATCAACGCCACCTACCCGGGCGCCTCCGCCGAAACCCTGGCCAAGACCGTTGCCGCCCCGATCGAGGAGCAGTTGAACGGGGTTGAAGGCCTCTCCTATTTCACCTCGTCGGCCACCGCCAACGGCACGGTGACGATTACCGCCACCTTCGATGTCGGCAGCAATGTGGACATGGCGGCGGTCAACGTCAATAACCGGGTCAAGGCCGCTGAACCACGCCTGCCGGAAGAAGTCCGGCGCAACGGCGTGATCGTGCAGAAGCGCTCGAACGACATCCTGCAGGTGGTTGCGCTCGATTCCGAACAGGGCAAGTACAACACCCTGTTCCTGTCGAACTACGCCAGCCTCAACATCGTCGACGAACTGAAGCGGCTGAAGGGAGTCGGCGACGTCACCATCTTCGGCGCGCAGGACTACTCGATGCGCGTCTGGCTCAAGCCCGACCGCCTCGCGCAACTGGGCCTGACCACCAGCGACGTGTCGAACGCGATCAAGGCACAGAACGCCCAGAACGCCGCCGGCAAGATCGGCCAGGAACCGGCGCCGAGCGACCAGCAACTGGTGTACACGGTGACCGCCAAGGGCCGCCTGCTGACGCCGGAAGAGTTCGGCAACATCGTCATCCGCAGTTCCGGCCCCGGTGGCCTGCTGCGCCTCAAGGACGTTGCCCGGATCGAACTCGGGGCCTACAGCTACGACCAGAGCGTGACCCTCGACGGGCAACCGACCATCGCCATGGGCGTCTTCCTGCAAACCGGCGCCAACGCGCTGGAAGTCGCCGAGCGCGTGCGCGGCAAGATGCAGGAACTGAAGCAGAAATTCCCCGAAGGCATGGGTTACGTCATCCCCTTCGACACCACCCGCTTCGTCTCGGCCTCGATCGACGAAGTGGTCAAGACCCTGGTCGAAGCGATGGTGCTGGTGCTGGCGGTGGTGTACCTCTTCCTGCAAAGCTGGCGCGCGACGCTGATCCCGATGGTCGCGGTACCGATTTCGCTGATCGGCACCTTCGCCGGCCTATGGCTGTTCGGCTTCTCGATCAACACCCTGACGCTGTTCGCGATGGTGCTGGCAATCGGGATCGTGGTCGATGACGCGATCGTCGTCCTGGAAAACGTCGAACGCCTGATGGCCGAAGAAAAGCTGCCGCCGCGCCAGGCCGCAATCAAGGCGATGCACGAAGTGCAGGGCGCACTGATTGCGATCGTGCTGGTGCTGTGCGCGGTATTCGTTCCGGTTGCCTTCCTCGGCGGTATCGCCGGCCAGCTCTACAAGCAGTTTGCGGTCACCGTCGCTGTCGCCGTGGTCCTCTCCGGCGTCGTCGCGCTGACCCTGACCCCGGCGCTGTGCGCCCTGCTACTCAAGGCGCAGCATACCGAGAACAAGCTGTTCGCCCCGTTCAACCGCGCTTTCGAGCGTTTTACCAACGCCTTTACGCGCGGCGTCGATTTCATCCTCCGCCACTGGATTGTCGGGACCACGGTTTTTGCCCTGGTGATCGCGTCGACCGTAGCGTTCTTCAAGATCATCCCCGGCAGCTTCGTGCCGGCCGAAGACCAGGGCTACCTGATCTCGGCGCTGATGCTGCCCGACGGCGCCACGCTGAAGCGGACCGAACGGATGGGCGAGCAGACCCGCGCCATCATCGCCAAGGACCCGGCGGTCAAGCATACCTTCGTCGTCTCGGGCTTCGACCTGATCGGCGGTGGCAACAAGCCCAACGCCGGTACCATGTTCATCCCGCTCAAGGACTGGAAAGAACGCGACGCCAAGGCGCAGGATCTGGCCGGCAAGTTCATGGGCATCGGCATGAGCCAGCCGGAAGGTCTCGGCCTGGTCTTCAACCCGCCCCCGATCATGGGCCTGGGCACCGCCGGCGGTTTCGAAGTCTATGTCCAGAACCGCGTCGACGGCGATGCCAAGAAGCTCAACGAAGTGGTTCAGGGCTTCATCGCCGAATTGCAGAAGCGGCAGGAATTCACCCGCATCTCGACCTTCTTCCGGCCGACCGTGCCGCAGCTCTTCGTCGAGGTCGACGAGGCCAAGGCGCTGGCCCTCGGCATCCCGCTCGCCGACGTGTACACCACGCTGCAGAGCACCATGGGCGCGCTCTACGTCAACGACTTCAACAAGGCCGGGCGCGTCTACCGCGTGCAGTTGCAGGCCGAAGCCAATTACCGGATGAAGCCGGACGACATCGGCAAGGTCTATGTCCGCGCCAATACCGGCGCGATGATTCCGCTGTCGGCAATCAGCAAGGTCAATAGCGTGGTCGGTCCGGAACAGGTCGAGCGCTTCAACGGTTTCATCGCCGGCAAGGTGATGGGCGACTCCAAGCCCGGCATCAGCTCCGGCGACGCGATCAAGATCGTCGAGGAAGTCGCCGCCGCCACCCTGCCCGATGGCTACACCATCGCCTGGACCGGCCAGGCCTTCCAGGAAAAGCGCAGTGCCGGCTCCTCCCTGCAGGCCTTCGGCTTCGCAATCATCATGGTCTTCCTGATCCTCGCCGCCCAGTACGAGAAATGGTCGCTGCCGCTGGCGGTGGTGATGGCCGTGCCCTTCGCGCTGCTCGGCGCCCTGGCGGCGATCTGGCTGCGCGGGATGCCCAACGACATCTACTTCCAGATCGGTCTGGTGGTGCTGATCGGGCTGGCGTCGAAAAACGCGATCCTGATCGTCGAGTTCGCCGCGCAGAAGTACGCCGAAGGCAAGAGCGTCGTCGACGCCGCGCTGGAAGCCGCCCGCTTGCGCCTGCGGCCAATCGTGATGACCTCGCTCGCCTTCATCCTCGGCGTCTTCCCGCTGGTCAAGGCCAGCGGCGCCGGCGCTGCCGCCCGTCAGTCGATGGGTACCGGCGTCTTCGGCGGGATGCTCGCCGCCACCTTCGTCGCGACCATTTTCGTGCCGCTGTTCTTCAAGTGGCTGGAACGCGGCAAACAGATCGATCCTTCGCACCTCGCCAGCGAGGAGGAAAACGCATGA
- a CDS encoding efflux transporter outer membrane subunit, with product MNTRLLKSLAALLAAGALGGCAVGPDYLRPANLLPALFGPAPAEAEVTTATVDARWWQFFNDPALNELIEQALQKNADLRLAVARVAQADAAAREAGAELYPGINLQAGSSSNKVSGKSATYSPAMPQIRQSRTAGLAVSYELDVWGRVRRSDEAAQAQLLASRYGRDAVRLSVAGLVANAYLTLRATDAQLAVSQETLATRQQALDLVKKRVDAGLGSPVDLHQASGALAAAETQVIELRRQRALGEHQLALLSGNPALRIAPPASADPQLLPLPPLPPAGLPAQLVERRPDVREAEQKLIAANAGIGLAKAGYYPKFTLTGSYGSESKALGDLFAAGAGTWGLGLNLLMPLLDFGRTEARVDQAKAVNEQSLIAWENTLQGAYKDVRDALVNSREQAAAEQAQQVRVDQARETLRLVDLRYRAGHAGYLEVLDAQRTLNDSQLQQIATRQARLAAAVGLFKALGGGWQAAS from the coding sequence ATGAATACCCGCTTGCTGAAATCCCTGGCCGCGCTGCTCGCGGCCGGCGCCCTCGGCGGCTGTGCCGTCGGCCCCGACTACCTGCGCCCGGCCAACCTGTTGCCGGCCTTGTTCGGCCCGGCGCCCGCCGAAGCCGAAGTGACGACTGCCACGGTCGACGCCCGCTGGTGGCAGTTTTTCAACGATCCGGCGCTCAACGAGCTGATCGAACAGGCACTGCAGAAGAACGCCGACCTGCGCCTCGCCGTCGCCCGCGTCGCGCAGGCCGATGCCGCCGCCCGCGAAGCCGGCGCCGAGCTGTACCCGGGCATCAACCTGCAGGCCGGCAGCAGCAGCAACAAGGTCAGCGGCAAATCGGCGACCTACTCGCCGGCGATGCCGCAGATCCGCCAGAGCCGGACTGCCGGCCTGGCCGTGTCCTACGAGCTCGATGTCTGGGGCCGCGTCCGCCGCAGCGACGAAGCGGCGCAGGCACAATTGCTGGCCAGCCGCTACGGCCGCGATGCGGTCCGCCTCTCGGTTGCCGGGCTGGTCGCCAACGCCTACCTGACGCTGCGCGCCACCGACGCGCAACTGGCGGTCAGCCAGGAAACCCTGGCGACCCGGCAACAGGCGCTAGACCTGGTCAAGAAACGCGTCGATGCCGGCCTCGGTTCGCCGGTCGACCTGCACCAGGCCAGCGGCGCCCTCGCCGCGGCCGAAACCCAGGTGATCGAACTGCGCCGCCAGCGGGCCCTCGGCGAGCACCAGCTGGCCCTGCTGAGCGGCAACCCGGCGCTGCGAATTGCGCCGCCGGCCAGCGCCGACCCGCAACTGCTGCCGCTGCCGCCGCTGCCGCCGGCCGGTTTGCCGGCGCAACTGGTCGAACGCCGGCCGGACGTGCGCGAAGCCGAACAGAAGCTGATCGCCGCCAACGCCGGGATCGGCCTGGCCAAGGCCGGCTACTACCCGAAATTCACGCTGACCGGCAGCTACGGCAGCGAGAGCAAGGCGCTCGGCGACCTCTTCGCCGCCGGTGCCGGCACCTGGGGGCTGGGCCTCAACCTGCTCATGCCGCTGCTCGATTTTGGCCGCACCGAGGCCCGCGTCGACCAGGCCAAGGCAGTCAACGAACAATCGCTGATCGCCTGGGAAAACACCCTGCAGGGCGCCTACAAGGATGTCCGCGACGCGCTGGTCAACAGCCGCGAACAAGCCGCCGCCGAACAGGCGCAGCAGGTCCGCGTCGACCAGGCCCGCGAAACCCTGCGCCTGGTCGACCTGCGCTACCGCGCCGGGCACGCCGGCTACCTCGAAGTGCTCGACGCGCAGCGGACGCTGAACGACTCGCAACTGCAGCAGATCGCCACCCGCCAGGCCCGCCTGGCGGCAGCGGTCGGCCTGTTCAAAGCCCTCGGCGGCGGCTGGCAGGCTGCTTCCTGA
- a CDS encoding efflux RND transporter periplasmic adaptor subunit: MPPFSSVRPPFLHLATALVLSSALLAGCGQSQAPAGKPPQGPLPVSIVKVESQRLPTWIEVMAQTEGARESEVRARVGGILVKRLYQEGDPVKAGQALFQIDRAPYEIALEQARARADQTRREASRLKGLAEAKAISQKEYDDAVSADAQAQAALKQAELNLAWTTVTAPVAGTSGRAVRSEGNLIGTGSADSLLTSVYQSNPIWVRFSLGDSDLARLPARRVTNKDVKKVELVLADGSVYEQPGKLNFLASNIDTTLGTQQLRAEFANPEQRLLPGQFVRIRLVTGERDGLFLVPQAAVIQTDRGALVMTIDGEGKVAPRPVQTGEWQGKDWIILGGLKNGDQVITDNLMKLKPGMPVAAKDAVPAGQAPAAAGGEPGKASAKSGEGASQPTGDKPGAKQG; this comes from the coding sequence ATGCCCCCCTTTTCCTCCGTCCGTCCGCCCTTCCTTCATCTAGCCACGGCGCTGGTGCTGAGCAGCGCCCTGCTCGCTGGCTGCGGCCAGTCGCAGGCACCTGCCGGCAAGCCGCCGCAGGGCCCGCTACCGGTCAGCATCGTCAAGGTGGAAAGCCAGCGGCTGCCGACCTGGATCGAAGTCATGGCCCAGACCGAAGGCGCCCGCGAGAGCGAAGTGCGGGCCCGTGTCGGTGGCATCCTGGTCAAGCGCCTGTATCAGGAAGGCGACCCGGTCAAGGCTGGGCAAGCGCTGTTTCAGATTGATCGCGCCCCCTACGAAATCGCGCTCGAACAGGCCAGGGCCCGCGCCGACCAGACCCGCCGCGAAGCCAGCCGGCTCAAGGGGCTGGCCGAGGCCAAGGCGATCAGCCAGAAGGAATACGACGATGCGGTTTCGGCCGATGCCCAGGCACAGGCCGCGCTCAAGCAAGCCGAACTGAACCTGGCCTGGACCACGGTCACCGCCCCGGTGGCCGGCACCAGCGGCCGCGCCGTTCGCTCCGAAGGCAACCTGATCGGCACCGGCAGCGCCGACAGCCTGCTCACCTCGGTGTATCAGAGCAACCCGATCTGGGTCCGCTTCAGTCTCGGCGACAGCGACCTCGCCCGCCTGCCCGCCCGCCGGGTCACCAACAAGGACGTGAAAAAGGTCGAACTGGTGCTGGCCGATGGCAGTGTTTATGAACAGCCGGGCAAGCTCAACTTCCTGGCCTCGAACATCGACACCACGCTCGGCACCCAGCAATTGCGCGCCGAATTCGCCAACCCCGAACAGCGCCTGCTGCCTGGCCAGTTCGTCCGCATCCGCCTGGTCACCGGCGAGCGCGACGGCCTCTTCCTGGTGCCGCAGGCGGCGGTGATCCAGACCGACCGGGGCGCGCTGGTGATGACCATCGATGGCGAAGGCAAGGTGGCGCCGCGCCCGGTGCAGACTGGCGAATGGCAGGGCAAGGACTGGATCATCCTCGGCGGCCTGAAGAACGGCGACCAGGTGATCACCGACAACCTGATGAAGCTCAAGCCGGGCATGCCGGTCGCGGCCAAGGACGCAGTACCTGCCGGTCAGGCACCGGCTGCCGCCGGCGGTGAGCCGGGCAAGGCAAGCGCCAAGTCCGGAGAAGGCGCCAGCCAGCCGACCGGTGACAAGCCGGGCGCAAAGCAGGGCTAA
- a CDS encoding DUF2126 domain-containing protein, with product MSIHVALNHLTRYRYDHLINLGPQVIRLRPCPHARTRVLSYALKVQPEPHFINWQQDPQGNWLARLVFPEKTREFSFEVDLVAEMAVFNPFDFFLEASAEHFPFVYEPWQRHELTPFLYQLPATPRFVAYLAEIPRTRTPTVDFLVNLNARLQRDISYTIRLEPGVQTPEETLEKRSGSCRDSAWLLVQLLRHLGLAARFVSGYLIQLTADQKSLDGPSGPPADFTDLHAWCEVYLPGAGWVGFDPTSGLLAGEGHIPVACTPEPASAAPLTGGLDACEVEFEHAMTVSRIHESPRVTKPYRDDQWQAILELGDAVDRRLGELDVRLTQGGEPTFVALDDPDGAEWNTDALGPRKRLLAADLFHKLRAEYAAQGLMHFGQGKWYPGEQLPRWSLNCFWRRDGQPLWQDPALYADEKIDYGHSAETAQRFLSRLAAKLRLDPQFVFPAYEDAFYYLWRERRLPINVDPLASNLDDPLERERLARVFGQGLAQVVGQVLPLRKNAAGSWESGAWFLRSERCYLLPGDSPLGYRLPLDSQPWVTAADYPWQHAPDPFAPRQPLASAAAIRQQFAAAPSTGATAVDAGTACAAASVAGGASTMSAGAPQPGQSAPGIVRLALCAEARHGRLHIFMPPTERLEDYLELLAAVEATAAELQTPVIIEGYEPPADPRLAHFRVTPDPGVIEVNIHPAASWRELVAQTTHLYDAARESRLISEKFMLDGRHTGTGGGNHFVLGGATPADSPFLRRPDLLASLIAYWHNHPSLSYLFSGLFIGPTSQAPRVDEARNDSLYELEIAFRQLPEAGQNVPPWRVDRVLRNLLIDVTGNTHRAEFCIDKLYSPDGPAGRLGLLELRAFEMPPHARMSLTQQLLLRALLARFWETPYKPARLARWGSELHDRFMLPHFVEQDFAEVIGELQAAGYPLQLDWFAPHFEFRFPRHGEFNLRGIACELRHALEPWHVMGEEGAVGGTVRYVDSSVERLQLKLSNLPPDRYVLTCNGVALPLHNTGTVGEYVAGVRYRAWQPAACLHPTIGVHAPLVFDLVDTWSGRSLGGCQYHVAHPGGRNYAHFPVNAFEAESRRLARFFRFGHTPGPVSVEAPVRSAEYPLTLDLRRCG from the coding sequence GTGTCGATCCACGTTGCACTCAATCACCTCACCCGCTACCGCTATGACCATCTGATCAACCTCGGACCGCAGGTGATTCGCCTGCGCCCCTGTCCCCATGCGCGTACTCGCGTTCTATCGTATGCGCTCAAGGTCCAGCCGGAACCCCACTTCATCAACTGGCAGCAAGACCCGCAGGGCAACTGGCTGGCACGCCTGGTGTTTCCGGAAAAAACCCGCGAATTCTCGTTCGAAGTCGATCTGGTAGCCGAGATGGCGGTGTTCAATCCCTTCGACTTCTTCCTCGAAGCCTCGGCTGAGCACTTTCCCTTCGTCTACGAGCCCTGGCAGCGGCACGAGCTGACCCCCTTTCTCTACCAGTTGCCGGCAACTCCGCGCTTTGTCGCCTACCTGGCAGAAATCCCGCGCACGCGGACGCCGACCGTTGATTTCCTGGTTAATCTCAACGCCCGCCTGCAGCGCGACATCAGTTACACCATCCGCCTCGAACCGGGGGTGCAGACACCGGAAGAAACCCTGGAAAAACGTTCCGGTTCCTGCCGCGACTCGGCCTGGCTGCTGGTGCAACTGCTGCGTCACCTCGGCCTGGCGGCGCGTTTCGTCTCCGGCTACCTGATCCAGCTGACCGCCGACCAGAAGTCGCTCGACGGCCCGAGCGGTCCGCCGGCCGACTTCACCGATCTGCATGCCTGGTGCGAGGTCTATCTCCCGGGGGCGGGCTGGGTCGGTTTCGACCCGACTTCCGGGCTGCTCGCCGGCGAGGGGCATATTCCGGTGGCGTGCACGCCGGAGCCGGCCTCGGCGGCACCGCTGACCGGTGGCCTCGACGCCTGCGAGGTCGAATTCGAGCACGCGATGACGGTCAGCCGCATCCACGAGTCGCCGCGCGTTACCAAGCCTTACCGCGACGATCAATGGCAGGCGATTCTTGAACTCGGCGACGCGGTCGACCGCCGTCTCGGCGAACTCGACGTGCGCCTGACCCAGGGCGGCGAGCCGACCTTCGTCGCGCTCGACGATCCGGATGGCGCCGAGTGGAATACCGATGCGCTCGGGCCGCGCAAGCGCCTGCTTGCCGCCGACCTGTTCCACAAGCTGCGCGCCGAATACGCGGCGCAGGGGCTGATGCATTTCGGGCAGGGCAAGTGGTATCCCGGCGAGCAGTTGCCGCGCTGGAGCCTGAACTGCTTCTGGCGCCGCGACGGCCAGCCCTTATGGCAGGACCCGGCGCTCTATGCCGACGAGAAGATCGATTACGGCCACAGCGCGGAAACCGCGCAGCGCTTCCTGAGCCGGTTGGCGGCCAAGTTACGGCTCGATCCGCAATTCGTTTTTCCGGCTTACGAAGACGCCTTTTATTACCTGTGGCGTGAACGTCGCTTGCCGATCAACGTCGACCCGCTGGCTTCGAATCTCGATGACCCGCTGGAGCGCGAGCGCCTGGCGCGGGTTTTTGGCCAGGGGCTGGCGCAGGTGGTCGGGCAGGTACTGCCCCTGCGCAAGAATGCCGCCGGCTCTTGGGAAAGTGGTGCGTGGTTCCTGCGCAGCGAACGCTGCTACCTGCTGCCCGGCGATTCGCCGCTCGGCTACCGTTTGCCGCTCGATTCGCAGCCCTGGGTAACGGCAGCCGATTACCCCTGGCAGCACGCGCCCGACCCCTTCGCACCGCGTCAGCCGTTGGCCAGCGCGGCAGCGATCCGGCAGCAGTTTGCGGCGGCGCCGAGTACCGGTGCAACGGCGGTCGACGCCGGAACGGCCTGCGCGGCAGCAAGTGTCGCGGGGGGCGCATCGACGATGTCGGCTGGTGCTCCGCAGCCGGGCCAGTCGGCGCCCGGAATTGTGCGCCTGGCGCTGTGTGCCGAGGCACGGCACGGGCGCCTGCACATTTTCATGCCGCCGACCGAGCGGCTGGAGGACTACCTCGAACTGCTGGCAGCGGTCGAAGCCACTGCCGCCGAACTGCAGACGCCGGTGATTATCGAAGGCTACGAGCCGCCGGCCGATCCGCGTCTGGCGCATTTCCGGGTGACGCCGGACCCTGGCGTGATTGAGGTCAATATCCATCCCGCCGCCAGCTGGCGCGAACTGGTGGCGCAAACCACCCACCTGTACGACGCGGCGCGCGAGTCGCGGCTGATCAGCGAAAAATTCATGCTCGACGGTCGCCACACCGGCACCGGCGGCGGCAACCATTTCGTGCTTGGTGGCGCGACTCCGGCCGATTCGCCCTTCCTCCGTCGGCCGGACCTGCTGGCCAGCCTGATCGCCTACTGGCACAACCACCCCAGCCTGTCCTACCTGTTCTCCGGCCTGTTCATCGGCCCGACCAGCCAGGCGCCGCGCGTTGATGAGGCGCGCAACGACAGTCTCTACGAACTGGAAATCGCTTTCCGCCAGTTGCCCGAGGCCGGGCAAAATGTGCCGCCCTGGCGGGTCGACCGTGTGTTGCGCAATTTGCTGATCGACGTTACCGGCAACACCCACCGTGCCGAGTTCTGCATCGACAAGCTGTATTCGCCCGATGGCCCGGCCGGCCGCCTCGGCCTGCTTGAACTGCGCGCCTTCGAAATGCCGCCGCACGCGCGCATGTCGCTGACCCAGCAACTCCTGTTGCGGGCACTGCTCGCGCGTTTCTGGGAAACCCCGTACAAGCCGGCGCGGCTGGCCCGCTGGGGCAGCGAACTGCACGACCGCTTCATGCTGCCGCACTTCGTCGAGCAGGATTTTGCCGAAGTGATCGGCGAACTGCAGGCGGCTGGTTATCCGCTGCAGCTCGACTGGTTCGCGCCGCATTTCGAATTCCGCTTCCCGCGCCACGGCGAGTTCAATCTGCGCGGCATCGCCTGCGAATTACGGCATGCGCTCGAACCCTGGCATGTGATGGGCGAAGAGGGGGCGGTTGGCGGCACTGTGCGCTATGTCGATTCCTCGGTCGAACGCTTGCAGCTCAAGCTGAGCAACCTGCCGCCCGACCGTTATGTGCTGACCTGCAACGGCGTCGCACTGCCCCTGCACAACACCGGTACCGTCGGCGAATATGTGGCCGGCGTCCGCTACCGCGCCTGGCAGCCGGCAGCCTGCCTGCACCCGACCATCGGCGTGCACGCGCCGCTGGTCTTCGATCTGGTCGATACCTGGAGCGGCCGTTCGCTGGGCGGTTGTCAGTACCACGTCGCGCACCCCGGCGGGCGCAATTACGCCCACTTCCCGGTCAATGCCTTCGAGGCCGAAAGCCGCCGCCTGGCCCGCTTCTTCCGCTTCGGCCATACGCCGGGACCGGTCAGCGTCGAAGCGCCGGTGCGTAGCGCTGAGTACCCGCTGACGCTGGATCTGCGTCGCTGCGGGTGA
- a CDS encoding alpha-E domain-containing protein, whose amino-acid sequence MLSRTADHLFWMARYIERAENLARLLDVTWQMSLVPQPEAAANQNWQAVLTLNSLDAVFAARYATVNAENVLKFMVTDAENLSSIYSCLRLARENAHAVRGTLTAEMWETINATWLEARDKGFEQLFNAGIGEFFEWVKMRSSLSRGTTLGTLLQDEAYHFIRLGTLLERADNTARILDVKYHVLRPQDDSEGATDFYQWGALLRSVSAFEVYRKVYRDVITPGRVAELLILKDDMPRSLHFCLNGVIKNLELVANRLSGETQRQAGLLHAQLHYGRIEDILEHGLHEWLTDFMDRIYALGDGISRDFLVPMEEAA is encoded by the coding sequence ATGCTGAGCCGTACCGCCGACCATCTGTTCTGGATGGCACGCTATATCGAACGCGCCGAAAACCTGGCCCGCCTGCTCGACGTCACCTGGCAGATGTCGCTGGTGCCGCAGCCCGAGGCTGCCGCCAATCAGAACTGGCAGGCCGTGCTGACCCTGAATAGCCTGGATGCCGTGTTTGCTGCGCGCTATGCCACGGTCAACGCTGAAAATGTGCTGAAATTCATGGTGACCGACGCCGAAAACCTCTCGTCGATCTACAGTTGCCTGCGCCTGGCCCGCGAAAACGCGCACGCGGTGCGCGGCACGCTGACCGCCGAAATGTGGGAAACGATCAACGCAACCTGGCTGGAAGCACGCGACAAGGGCTTCGAGCAGTTGTTCAACGCCGGCATCGGCGAGTTTTTCGAGTGGGTCAAGATGCGCTCCTCGCTCTCGCGCGGGACCACGCTCGGCACCTTGTTGCAGGACGAGGCCTACCACTTCATCCGTCTCGGGACCCTGCTTGAACGCGCCGACAACACCGCCCGCATCCTCGACGTCAAATATCACGTCCTGCGGCCGCAGGACGACAGCGAAGGAGCGACCGATTTTTACCAGTGGGGGGCCCTGTTGCGCTCGGTATCGGCCTTTGAGGTCTATCGCAAGGTGTACCGCGACGTGATCACCCCGGGGCGGGTTGCCGAATTGCTGATCCTCAAGGATGACATGCCGCGCTCGCTGCATTTCTGTCTCAACGGTGTGATCAAGAATCTCGAACTGGTCGCCAACCGGCTGTCCGGCGAGACCCAGCGCCAGGCCGGGCTGCTGCATGCGCAGCTGCACTACGGGCGGATCGAGGATATTCTCGAACACGGCCTGCACGAATGGCTGACCGATTTCATGGACCGCATCTACGCGCTTGGCGACGGCATCAGCCGCGACTTCCTGGTTCCGATGGAGGAGGCGGCATGA
- a CDS encoding peptidase: MTYCVAMRLDAGLVFLADSRTNAGVDHINTYRKMHVFEKPGERVLVLMSSGNLAITQAVVNTLRERLEARRGASLYRAKNMFEAAKHVGDCLREVHERDAAALQKFGMEFAAALILGGQIGGEEPRLFNIYAAGNFIEIQRETPYCQIGEAKYGKPIIDRVIAPSTSLDEAAKCALISMDSTIRSNLSVGLPLDLVLYERDSLSLGRQVQITQESPYYGAIRRQWGEHLRQGFAALPDIDWAAL, from the coding sequence ATGACTTACTGCGTTGCCATGCGGCTGGATGCAGGCCTGGTCTTTCTCGCCGATTCGCGAACCAATGCCGGCGTCGATCACATCAATACCTACCGCAAGATGCACGTCTTCGAAAAGCCGGGCGAGCGGGTGCTGGTGCTGATGAGCTCGGGCAATCTGGCGATTACCCAGGCTGTGGTCAATACCCTGCGCGAACGGCTGGAGGCGCGGCGCGGCGCGAGCCTGTACCGGGCCAAGAACATGTTCGAGGCGGCCAAGCATGTTGGCGACTGCCTGCGCGAAGTGCATGAGCGCGATGCGGCAGCGCTGCAAAAATTCGGCATGGAATTCGCGGCCGCGCTGATCCTTGGCGGCCAGATCGGGGGCGAGGAACCGCGCCTGTTCAATATCTATGCTGCTGGCAATTTCATCGAGATCCAGCGCGAGACACCGTATTGCCAGATTGGCGAGGCCAAGTACGGCAAGCCGATCATCGACCGGGTGATCGCGCCCTCCACCTCGCTGGATGAGGCGGCCAAATGCGCCTTGATCTCGATGGACTCGACCATCCGCTCCAACCTTTCGGTCGGCCTGCCGCTCGATCTCGTGCTGTACGAGCGCGATAGCCTGAGTCTTGGCCGGCAGGTGCAGATCACCCAGGAAAGCCCCTACTACGGGGCCATTCGCCGCCAGTGGGGAGAGCATCTGCGGCAGGGCTTTGCCGCCTTGCCCGACATCGACTGGGCCGCTCTCTAG